GATTTTAAAATTATAAACATTATTGCAGGTATCAGTCGTTGCTGGATAAAGCAACCAAGCAGAGGGTAGTAACGAGTGTTACAAACTTGTATGATCGGTTCTTCGTTTCGGCAGAAGAATCTACCTGCAACATTACAGCTGCACGCTTGCCTTACTTTGAAGGATCTTTCTGGTCCGATAATGCTGAGCTCCTGACTCAGGCTTTTGAGAGAGAAAGTGTGGACGAGTTGCAGAAGAAGGTTAAATCGCTTTCTAGAAGAGCACTAAAGGGTGTCAAAAGCAAGGATGATCTTGACGTTGATGATGCCAAAAACATTCTCATGATGCAAAAGGTTATATGATCATTATACGTTTTGAATGCACTTAAAATTTACATATGGATACATTCCTTTGCTTAACCTTTGGAGTATTCTTGTTTTGTATAGCTTGACAAATTGATATCTCAAAACAAGGAGGATTTCATGGTGGTGGAGTTGAATTATTCATGCACACGCTGCTCAAAGGCCATACTGTCGGGATTGAGATGGTTCTGCGGGAAGTGCAAGAATCTTCAATTGTGTGAAAGGTAATCACCTTTTCTCTCTCTCTCTCTGTGTAATTTATTTCGGTTATGTTAACAAAACCCTTCATTGCAAACAGATGCTATGATGCAGAAGAAGAGGTTCCTGGAGAACACACACATACTATAAATGACAAAGAGAAGCATTCGCTGTCAAAGGTTATTATCAGAATTCTTGTTTTGATTTTCTCTAGTTTAGGGATTGAAAAGTGAATTTTTTTGAAGATTGGGTTTTGTTTTACTTTTACAGGTTCAGGTGAACGGCATACAATCTACAACAACTGAGGATAATGATGTCATCCTAGAAAACAGTATGTTCGAGAGCAGACAAGTGTTCTTAGGCTTTTCTCAGAAGCATAACTACAGCTTTGACACGCTCCGACGCGCCAAGCATTCTTCGATGATGATACTTCACCATCTTCACTCTTCAGACAAGCATCATTCTGAGAACTCCAACAGCAGCTTCTTTCAAGTGACTTGTACGACCTGCCAAAAGGATGTTTCAAAAACGATTTACTACTCTTGTTTGATTTGTTCGGGTTGCCGTGTTTGCACTGCATGTTATAACAAGAAGAACACAGTCCTTCGTCTGCTTCATCTCTTCCCAATGACCCCTTCCACGCACGGGACGCCGCCTAGAACCGTAGGGGTGAGTATATTTTATTTTTTGGTCAAACCAAAACCTTTACTCTGTTTCTTTCTTTGGTTTTTATATTTTATTTGTTTTCTTATATTATGCAACTTACTCGCAGGCTCTTGGGATAATAGAGGCTTTGTTGCATGCACATACGTGCAGAACCATGGCCACTGGTTCCTGCTCACACCCGAAATGCGATGATGTTAAAACACTATTCAGTCACAGCGCAGTGTGCGAAATCAAAAAGAGAGGAGCTTGTAAGATTTGCAATAATCTTCGGCAGATGATAAGTATTCACGCATTCCATTGCCAAGATCCCACTTGCTCCATACCACGCTGCAGGTAAATTTTTTATTGGTATTTCTTATGATTTTACTCATCTCTGCAACTCCATCTTTTTAAACTTGATGTTACTCTCTTCTGTTCTCAGAGATACGAAGGAGCACTTCTTTAGGAGTGGTTTGCGGCACTAAAGAAGAGCCAAAGGACTTAGTTTGTACATTCCTTATGATTGTGATGCTGCTTATAGAAGAAAATGTACAGATCATAAAACCCTTCTCTTACATCAAATACTTATCGTTGTCCATTTCTGTCAAGAATGGTCAGAGTGTTGTTGTCCTTTAGTTTTGTCGCTAAGGATCTTGGTAGTGTTCAATAGAGAAAGAATAAGATAGGCGCCTAATGCTTATATCTTAATTATAGCTTGAATAATCTTGGAAAGAACAGATGTTTGTTTCGTCTGATTTGCATCATCTTGCTTTCTCGTTTCCGTCTAAGATTTGGTACACTCCATTACCAATTGTACTGCAAATCTTCCATCCACCTAATCTAGAAGATCTCTCGCACTTTATCTGAAGTCGTTAAAATCCATCACACTTGATCTTTGTGCCCGCTTTATTTGACACATCTAAGAGTTGATGAGAATCGTTTAAACAATCCAGAGAAATAGGAAAAAAAAAAAAAAGATGAATCAAATGAAAACACTTTGTGGTTACAGGGAGATCACTCTCATAAAATCAAATAATCATCTAAAACAGACCAAAGAAGTATACTCTTAACCAGATAGCACAAAGTGGTAGAAAGCTAGAAAGAAATCACTACACTTTGGCAACAAAGATCCATACAAAAAGGCTCCTAAGATAAACTAGAGATAAAGAAGCAACCACTAACATTGTCAACAGATTATAGCACCATATGCGAACTACATCCTGATCAAAGATGGGGCTACGTCGTCAGGAAAGTCCAGAGCTTCTTACTAATGGAGACTTTCCCGGGATGTTCTGATTCCGATTCATCTTCTTCACCGTCATACTCGTTTCCAGAGTCAGCCCTTTGAGGTGTTTTGTTCACATCTTCTTCACTCATTTCTCCACTCTCACCTATTCTTTTGGGAGAACCAGCATGTGTATCCTCGAAGTCTGCCATGGCTTCACGCTGTTGAAACAGATTGAAATAAACAGATTAGTCAAGAAAGAGAAATCAAAAGAAAAGGAAAAAAAAACGAGGTGAAAGCTTTAGTTGTTTGTAAGAGCATTTTACCTCCACCACATTCGTGCTTACTCCATTATCGCTAAGAGCAACGCCTACTGATGCTGTGGCAGTGGTTTGAGTACAGTAAATACCATCGTCTTGTTGCACTCCACCAGTAGTCTCTTCATTCTTCTTACCAAGTGAGGTTTTTCCAGCCACCCTAATAACCCAAATGTCAAAACAGTTAATGATTAGACTGAACAAAAAAGAAGAATAAGATTTGAATGTAAATGAGATTTGAAGTAACCTTGTAGATCGCCGGAGATTATATCTTTGTCCCACAACTTCTTGTTGTTGCTCTGATGCAACCTTTTGCCGCCTCTTCCCACGCTGACGTTCTCCTCCGGTGACACTATCTGATTTTCCATCACTCTCATTACCATCCTGCTCAGTAGTACAAGTTCGCAAAGAGCCCATACGTCCACGTTTCCGTCCATTCTTTGAAGCTCCTTTATCAGAACGACCAGGTTCACTCGTGCTTTCATCTTTTCCTTTAGCAGCGTCCTCAACATTTTCTATTGAATCAACGGAATCACTGAGTTCTATAGATTCTCCATAGATAGCTTTGGCGTCTTCGACAACAGCTTTGACAGAACGTGTTCTTCTGACTCTGGCTTTCCCTCTCATGCGTGATTGACCATCACCATTTGGATTAGACAAAGAATCTGCATCAACTTCTTGAGCCTTTCTGTTGATGTTGCTTTGATCACCGTCTGAGTTTGCATTGGCGACTTCAACTTCTTTTGTCTCGCTTTCAGACTGGACCTGAAGCATAGTTGATGGCCCACTGTTCACGTTAGCTTGCTCAGTAGACTCAGGTTCCTGGTCAGCAAAATTTAGAGTAGCAGAGGTTTCTCCCATTTTTATTGGGGACAACTTAAGAATCTTCGAAGTACATTTCCGTAGCCATGACACTGTCCCATTAGGAACTGGCAATCCTAAGGAGCTAGCAGTTGGCGATATATCCCTCATCTCCTGCTGTGGTGCTTCGTTCTCAAGAATGTTTTCCAGTTTTGACAAATTAGGCATTTCCAGGTTGTCAATGTCAGGAAGAGCGAGCTCTGAAAGCAGTTCGCTGCAGTGGTTGCAGTTCCTATTTCTTTCCATGGAAGAAAGGAAACAGTTTCTCTCGCTAATAAATTGCTCCCGTTGCTCCTTCAGTTTCTTGGTTAAGGCAACAAGGTCATCAACATCTTTCCGGATTTCTGGCTGCTGCTCTTCAAGATGTTTCTTGCTAGCATCAGTTTCTAGCTTTTCTATCTCTATTCTCTGTCTATCGATCTGCACATCCATCATTTCTCTTCTTGCTAGGTCCCTTAGGTAATTAATGTTGCTCAGTTCCTTCTCTCTCTCTTCCTCGAACAACTTCTCTTTCGCTTGCAACTCCTTTTCTCTTTCTTCCAGTTTACTCTGCATATCAGACTCGACTTTCCTTTTGAGCATTTCAATATCATGAAGCAGCTGACTTCTTTCGCTCTCAGCTTTCTTATAGATCGCCGAACGTTCATGCTCCATAGTATCTGCAAATGAAGCTTTTGCCACTTCAAGAGTTTCTAGCTCCCTTTTCATGTTGTCATCTGCTGCTTGATGTTCCTTTTTCAACCTCTCTTCTTCCAAGTGATTGTTTCTCTCTAGTTTTGCTTTCTCATCAGTTATATTCTTTAGTTCGGACTCGATCTCAGCTTTCCTCTCGTCAAGTTCTTCCCATCCTTTCTCAAAACATTCCCTTTGGGCCTTCAGATCCACAGCCTCTTTCGCAAGCAGCTCCTGCTGAGACCTGCATTTTTCTATTTGCTCCTTTAATTCGGTTTGCAGACGAAGATACTCAGACCTCTCCTCCTCAGTAACTCTAAGCCCTTCCTTTTCTTCGCGAATTTCTGATAGCTGTACTTCATTCTCAGCCTTTATCTTCTCCACTTCAGCTATAAGATTGAGTATATTTTCCTTATCCTCGGCCAGTTTTTTCTTCTCAGTTTCCAATGCTTTCTCCTCGCTTCTCAAGGCTATCTCTCTGCCCTTTATGCCTTTCAGTCTTGTTTCAAAATCTTTTTCTTTTTCTTTATGCTTCTCCAGCTTCCTATCTAATGCCTGTTCACGTTTAGCAACCTTTTCCTCCATGTGCTTCCACTCAGCCTCCCTCTTTTCCACCTCAACAACCTTGCTCCTCAGGCTGTCATCAATAGATTTTCTTTTCTGCTCCATTTCCAACTCAAACTCACGCTGTGTTGCCTCCAACTTCGTTTGGTGTTCATCAATTAGTTGCTGAACTTCGACCTGTCAATTACCCAAAAAAAAAAAAAAAAAAAAAGCACAGTCAAAACTCAGAATGCACACATTTAATACTAACAACGATGTGATATCAACCTTCTAATAAAATTAAACAGTCTACTAATACTGATGGAAAATATTGCACAACAGTGGGTCAATAAAACATCAAGTTTCATCCTTTGCTCAAATAATCCACAGAAAGAGGGTGAAAAAGATACTTCTATATAGAGAGAGATAACTCAGAATGCACACATTTAATACTAACAACGATGTGATATCAACCTTCTAATAAAATTAAACAGTCTACTAATACTGATGGAAAATATTGCACAACAGTGGGTCAATAAAACATCAAGTTTCATCCTTTGCTCAAATAATCCACAGAAAGAGGGTGAAAAAGATACTTCTATATAGAGAGAGATAGAGTGTGTTTGTGTGTGCGTGTAAGAGAGAGATAGAGAGCGCTTGCCTTTTCTCTGGCATCCAGTTTCTCTTGCATAGCTAGTAGCCCTCGCTCTTTTGTCTCTAAGGATTTCTTCAGCACATCAGTTTCCTACATCCAGAAAAGAGTATGTAAATGGGCAAGATTCCAAGCAGTTTAAACAAGAAAAAAAACAAGCTGCTTACTTGCTCCCTTAAAGTAAGAGCTTTTATCCTTGAGGTGATATCGTCTTCCTTTTTCTTCAAGGCAAGGTTAGCAGCATCAATCTTCTTTTGAGCCTCTTCAAGTTCTTTTCCCTTTTGCTTGACAATCTTGTCGCTTTCATTTGCTCTATCCTCTCTCTGCTTCACAATCATTTGAGATTTAGCAACTCTTTCTTCTCCTTCTTGCAACTTTTTTTCCCATTCACGCAAGTCCTCCCTCTGCTTTGACAAGGTTGCCTCATCTGCTTCTCGTCTGAGGAAAGAAAAAGCAAACCAATGAGTCATCTCCTAATAACAATCAAAGCATAAAGGGTACGTACTCAGCAATGTAGGCAAACCGCTCTCTTTGAAGAGAACTTTCTCTAGCTTCCACCTCCTTGGACTTCCTCTCCACCTCTGAACTCTTCCTACTAGCTTCAGCAAGTCTTGCATCAACAGCACGCAGCTTTGCCTCCACTTCCAGAGACTTCTCTTCAACACTTCTGACCAATGCATCTGCCTCAGTCAACTTTGAGTCAGCTGTAAATTTGATCTCTGCGTTTTCAGAGCGTAGCTCCCGCAGAGCCTTCTCCGGGTGCATCAATTTTGTAAAAGTGACCCAATTAGAATAATCATACTGGAACTATGTAAAATATAAAAGATCTGAGTGAACGAATCTGCCTGAAGTATTTGGTATAATTGTATATGTACTATCTCAAAAAAATATAAACATAATTATTACAGAGAAAGTTGGAGACTCTTACATCAAGTGCACATTGCTTCTCAACCCCCAGAGCTTTCTTCAAACCCTCTTCCCTCTTCTCAACATCTGACATAGCAACCAGATGCGCATTGCGTTCTCTCCTAAGACACTCGTTTGCATCTTCAAATTCTAGTTGAAGCTCTTCGTATTTAGAACTCCACTCCTTTTTCTCGAGCAGAAGAAGACCCATACTGTGTTGATACTCAAAAAGCTGCTTCAGCAGAACAACAAATCAGCTAAGTAAAAATCAAATAGAAGCACTAATAATAGTAACAGTAAGAACTATTGAAACTTCACGTCCATAACTGCAGGTGAAATCTATAAAAAGCCACAACATTGGTTACAAAGTCAACATAGTGCCACGTGCGTTGCAATTATGAGACACAAATCTATTACAGGAAACCCAACACACAAAAGAGGAAAGTAACGAACCAAAGAACACAGATTAGAATTAAAAAAGCCCACCTCTTTTTGAAGCTCAGAGAGCAATCTTCTAGGATCATCTTCGTACTGGATCTCACTGACCCGACCCGTAACAGGGGTCACCATGTCTGGACCCTTACCATTCGAATCATGATTTGTGGCTTTCGCTGGAGTGGTAGACATCTTTCCCAATTTCTCAGGAACAAATAAAGATCATAACTTTCTCTCACTCGAACGACCTGAATTACGAAAGAACGATCTCCCCTTGACTTCTGGCTTCACTCTCTCTCTCTGAAAATTCCGTTGGGTCCGGATTTAAACGGAGTTCCTAAATTCCGGTACTGAAACTGATTTGAAGTCCGACAAGGTCTCTAAGCAACTTCTCATTCTCTCTCTTCTCTTCTCTGTCGCTCGCGCGAATCGTTTCTTTCTGTTTTTTTACTTTATATTATAAATGTGGACCCCTAACTTTCTCTTTATTTACATTTTGGGGGGCATTCTTAACTATTTGCTCAAAGGTTCCTTAAGGGTAAATCTAGAATTTTAGATTACAACGGTTATGTTGCAAGGGTGCTACTTCTCTGCTTAAGACGAAACTACCCCTGATCCTGGAGACTGTTTTTTTTAGACTGCGACTCTGAGTGAGGTTATTTTTCGAGTTTTTCTCATTGTTAAAAACAAAATCGGATAATTTAGTTATTGTATGATATACTTACCATAAAGGAAAAATATTTCAAGATCTGCAGTTGGAGATGGATAATTCGAAGAAAAAGAAATAAAGAAATTTAAAAATAATTTCAGTTACAAAATAATATATTTAAAGACCAAATGTGCCTTATCAACTCAACATGCAGGATTTGCCTTTCTGGTTGCTATGGAGATTATGGAAGAGTAGAAACATGTTAATATTCCAGCAAAAGAAAATTCACTAGAGAAGATTATTGAGATATGCACGAGAGGATGCAAAAGAATGGAAACAACTGGATAGTAAGATTGAAGAGATTCATACAAGACGGAGACAGAGTCATCAATTGCCTGAGTGTCTACATTGGAAGAGACCTATGATTGGGTGGGTTAAGTGTAATACAGATGGAGCTTATAATCCACTACTAAATCAAAGCTCGGCTGGTTGGGTTATAAGGGACGCTAATAGTTCTTATAAAGGTTCGGCTCAAGCGAGGGGGAGGGTGAATAATGATGCTTTGGAAAGTGAACTACAAAGCTATACTGATGGTTTTACAACACTGCTGGAATTTGGGTTACAGAAAAGTTATTATAGAAAGTGATTTTCAGAAGGCGATAGATATCATTAATAAGAAAGACTTCATTTTGCATATTATAATTGGAGAAGAGAGATTCAATGGTGGGCGGCAAAGTTTCAGGATATTAAGTTCCAATGGACAAAAAGAAATGCAAATAAAGTTATAGATTTGTTGGCAAAACAAATTGAAGATGGTGTTGCATTTTCTTTTTATTATTATGTACCGCAGTACTTAAGTGTATTACTCCATGATGATCATTTACGTTCAAGTTAAATCAATAAATCGACGTTATATAAAAAAAAAAAAAGCCAAATGTGCCTTTTCAACTCTGGCTCTAAAATAAAGCCAACGTGGCTCAGAGCTGTGCTGTGTGCATATGGGCGTTGTAGTGTATTGACGCAACGCAAGCAAGTATATGTTCTGTCTCCACGTGAAACCCATCATTGTGACTGTGCGTGCCTTTGCAACTCTAGTATTTTTGTGTTTACATATAATTGGTTTTGTCCTTAATTTTGGTTTACAAGTTCCATGCGAGAGTGTACAAGTTCCAGCTGAACAAACTACGATACAGCCTCTAGGGACTTTAAATTTTTATTAATTTATAAAGATATTAATTTACAAAAGTTTCTTTATTTAGTTTTTATTTTATTTTAAAACATATTTATTCTAAGATACAAAAAATATTTTATTTTAGTGTATAGACATTAGTTGTTATTTTTTGAAATTTCACATTTATATTAATTTTATTATATTATTTGATGTATATAATATATATCTCAGATAACTTAAATGTGATTTTAGATATAATATTACTAAATCTCATCAAAAATTTATTAAGTGTTAAGAAAATATAAAGATAATTTCATTGTGAATATAACAAAAAATATAATAATAGGTTCTTACTTATATAAAATTTGTATATATAGAAATTAATAATTTATAATCTTTATGAGACCATATATTTACATATATTTTTTTAAAAAATTATTATCTTATTATTTTATCGATTTGCGTTTATAGAGGTCAATAATTTATGAGTATTAAATTAACGTTTCCTCCTATGACATCACCGGTTAAACCAAGTAAGGTGGTTTAGTGGTAACTGGGTATATTAAGAGAGAAATTATACATTTTTAATCTTAACTTCCATTAAGTTATGGTCTCAACGTAAGCATGAGAAGAGTTAGTAGAAGAAACATGAATAGAAAATGGAAGAAATATATCACATAAACATTTTGGTTCAGCAGATAATATAATCGAATTTTGATTATGAGGTCCGGGTGAGTCTTCAATTTGTTGGAATCAGCATAGTAGAATTAATCGATCATATTCATTGCCCAGTTTCATCTGATTTCAAACTTTAGGACAAGAGAGAATAGAAGTCTAACTTCGAAATAAGTTCATACACTTGATTCATTATCAATCAAAAGCCAAAATGACGGAACATCCAACAGAACCCACCCATGAGAGGGGCGGGCCTTACATGAAACTTGGGGCAACGGGGCCCTTTGAGATGCCAAGACGAACTTCCATCCCGTGGTGGAAGTCTACCGGCTTGAATGTCTCCGAGTCACGAGGATCTGCAAGGGATACAACAAACACAAGTTTCAGACAATCTGATATCCAATTTTAAAACAAATGCCACGTTTAGACCCCTTTCATTACTTAATCTGACCAATAATGGCATCTTGCGAGCATCAAAGTATGGATTTTCATCTAATAGTGTTCTGCTAGTGCATACTGAGATACCATCAAATAGGGTATCCACTGATCTAGAGAAGTGGAATGTAGCATCGAAACATGCAATAGGATAGGAGTAAAGGACAATTACCATTCAAGTAATCCTCAAAACCAAAGTTATCAATGGCTCCTGTGTAGACTTCTAACCCGAGCATTGACGATGGAATTGGTCCAGGAGGTCTTTGAAACCTAAATATTCCACAGAGAGAGAAATAAGGATACAATGAGAAAAGTACAATCAAACATTGTTCTTTGACACCAGGAGATCCATGCAGCAAAGAGTTAACACCCTATATACTCCCCAGTGCACACATAGATAGTTTCAAGTGTGAACCGAGTCCGAGGCAAGGCACTTAAATAACCAGTAATGCATACAGTTATCATACTGCAAATAAAGACATGAACAAATGAGGACCTTATCTAACTTTATACAAAAAAACTAGCTTCCCAATGCATAGATTCACACACAATACATAATCTTCATGTACAAACTATTAGCAATCTGATCTAGTCATAGAGATGGTATTGACCTATCAGTGTTCCCACACATATTAGTATCTTACCGTGAGAGAATTTGCCTGTCCATATCCATCTTCAATGGAAGTGCAGACCCGTAGGTATGCCCAATGATTGTCCTCTTCGTCGCCTCGTGTGATCTCTTTCCCTGAAACCCAAAACAAAGTAACTGTTGATCCACGGAGAAGAAAAAGAACCCTAATTTTCATCCACTGAGAGCCCTAGTAAGATTGAAACCCGAATTGGTGTCTCGAATCAAACCAAAACAGCAAACATGAGAAGAAGTAAGCTAATCGAGCGCACTTTAAGTTCCTTTCTTAGCTAATCTCCCGAGAGACAAACAGATTTGATTCGATAAACCGAAGCAGAAGGTAAAGATTACAGATTCGTAAGAGGATTCGAGTGGGTGAGATCCGACGATGTCGCTCTTAACGCCGTTGAGACCGAATCGAAGAGCGTCTCTCTTGACACCACCGATCTCATGAGCTATCTTCTTCGGAGACTCCATTGCTTTTCTTCTTTTTTTTTTCTTTTTTTTTCTCCTTCGATGATCCTCTCTCTTTCTTCGTCTAGCTTCCTCTGCGGGCAAGCAAAGAAGCAAGACAGTCTTATAATGGGCTCTCTATCATGAATAAGGGAGCCTGACTCTGGGCCCACTAATTTTGTATTTTGGCCCAAGAGAGGAACTCTGGTTCAAATCTTTTTTTTTTTTTGAAACACAACTCTAGTTCAATTAATATCTCAATTTTCATGTTTCATAAAGAAGAAAATCTCTTTCTTTGGTAAGAGCAACCCCCACTGTCCATTGGACATGCGCTAAACATTTCATATTTTTATTACATATTTTGAACATTACCATTTCTAAAAATGAAGTTGAGTTTGCCGTAAATTTTCAACTTCAGTTTTTATTCGATAGCTAAATTGTAAATCAGTTAAAATAATTTTTGGTCAAATCAGTAAGTTTTAACCCTAAATATTGGACGCAGTGGAGAGGTCCAGTCAAGGTTAAACAGACTAATAAAAAATAATTAAAATAGTACCACAATGACACGCAGAAAAGATATCGTGTGAATATTAAAATCAGCTATTTGTGGGTGTTTTATTTCATAGGATTGTCTGACAAATTTAATTTTATATAGTAAAATTACTTTCACTTTTCAACAAAATCTTCTGAGACAATCAGTTTCCACGCATTTTCTAAAATATTATAGATTATTCATAGATAACTTAACTAAAAGCACCCACAATGGAAGCTCTTAAGGGAATCCTTAGAGGATGTGGAGCCCAATTTCTTAGAGTTTGTGCAAAAAAGAATCCTTAAAATCCTTTGATAAGGATTGATCCTTACACTGTTCACGGGTCCCATTGACTACGTGGCGGCCCGTGAAA
This genomic interval from Brassica oleracea var. oleracea cultivar TO1000 chromosome C2, BOL, whole genome shotgun sequence contains the following:
- the LOC106327413 gene encoding protein CROWDED NUCLEI 1-like isoform X1; this encodes MSTTPAKATNHDSNGKGPDMVTPVTGRVSEIQYEDDPRRLLSELQKELFEYQHSMGLLLLEKKEWSSKYEELQLEFEDANECLRRERNAHLVAMSDVEKREEGLKKALGVEKQCALDPEKALRELRSENAEIKFTADSKLTEADALVRSVEEKSLEVEAKLRAVDARLAEASRKSSEVERKSKEVEARESSLQRERFAYIAEREADEATLSKQREDLREWEKKLQEGEERVAKSQMIVKQREDRANESDKIVKQKGKELEEAQKKIDAANLALKKKEDDITSRIKALTLREQETDVLKKSLETKERGLLAMQEKLDAREKVEVQQLIDEHQTKLEATQREFELEMEQKRKSIDDSLRSKVVEVEKREAEWKHMEEKVAKREQALDRKLEKHKEKEKDFETRLKGIKGREIALRSEEKALETEKKKLAEDKENILNLIAEVEKIKAENEVQLSEIREEKEGLRVTEEERSEYLRLQTELKEQIEKCRSQQELLAKEAVDLKAQRECFEKGWEELDERKAEIESELKNITDEKAKLERNNHLEEERLKKEHQAADDNMKRELETLEVAKASFADTMEHERSAIYKKAESERSQLLHDIEMLKRKVESDMQSKLEEREKELQAKEKLFEEEREKELSNINYLRDLARREMMDVQIDRQRIEIEKLETDASKKHLEEQQPEIRKDVDDLVALTKKLKEQREQFISERNCFLSSMERNRNCNHCSELLSELALPDIDNLEMPNLSKLENILENEAPQQEMRDISPTASSLGLPVPNGTVSWLRKCTSKILKLSPIKMGETSATLNFADQEPESTEQANVNSGPSTMLQVQSESETKEVEVANANSDGDQSNINRKAQEVDADSLSNPNGDGQSRMRGKARVRRTRSVKAVVEDAKAIYGESIELSDSVDSIENVEDAAKGKDESTSEPGRSDKGASKNGRKRGRMGSLRTCTTEQDGNESDGKSDSVTGGERQRGKRRQKVASEQQQEVVGQRYNLRRSTRVAGKTSLGKKNEETTGGVQQDDGIYCTQTTATASVGVALSDNGVSTNVVEREAMADFEDTHAGSPKRIGESGEMSEEDVNKTPQRADSGNEYDGEEDESESEHPGKVSISKKLWTFLTT
- the LOC106325059 gene encoding cyclin-B1-2-like, producing MESPKKIAHEIGGVKRDALRFGLNGVKSDIVGSHPLESSYESGKRSHEATKRTIIGHTYGSALPLKMDMDRQILSRFQRPPGPIPSSMLGLEVYTGAIDNFGFEDYLNDPRDSETFKPVDFHHGMEVRLGISKGPVAPSFM
- the LOC106327413 gene encoding protein CROWDED NUCLEI 1-like isoform X2; this translates as MSTTPAKATNHDSNGKGPDMVTPVTGRVSEIQYEDDPRRLLSELQKELFEYQHSMGLLLLEKKEWSSKYEELQLEFEDANECLRRERNAHLVAMSDVEKREEGLKKALGVEKQCALDALRELRSENAEIKFTADSKLTEADALVRSVEEKSLEVEAKLRAVDARLAEASRKSSEVERKSKEVEARESSLQRERFAYIAEREADEATLSKQREDLREWEKKLQEGEERVAKSQMIVKQREDRANESDKIVKQKGKELEEAQKKIDAANLALKKKEDDITSRIKALTLREQETDVLKKSLETKERGLLAMQEKLDAREKVEVQQLIDEHQTKLEATQREFELEMEQKRKSIDDSLRSKVVEVEKREAEWKHMEEKVAKREQALDRKLEKHKEKEKDFETRLKGIKGREIALRSEEKALETEKKKLAEDKENILNLIAEVEKIKAENEVQLSEIREEKEGLRVTEEERSEYLRLQTELKEQIEKCRSQQELLAKEAVDLKAQRECFEKGWEELDERKAEIESELKNITDEKAKLERNNHLEEERLKKEHQAADDNMKRELETLEVAKASFADTMEHERSAIYKKAESERSQLLHDIEMLKRKVESDMQSKLEEREKELQAKEKLFEEEREKELSNINYLRDLARREMMDVQIDRQRIEIEKLETDASKKHLEEQQPEIRKDVDDLVALTKKLKEQREQFISERNCFLSSMERNRNCNHCSELLSELALPDIDNLEMPNLSKLENILENEAPQQEMRDISPTASSLGLPVPNGTVSWLRKCTSKILKLSPIKMGETSATLNFADQEPESTEQANVNSGPSTMLQVQSESETKEVEVANANSDGDQSNINRKAQEVDADSLSNPNGDGQSRMRGKARVRRTRSVKAVVEDAKAIYGESIELSDSVDSIENVEDAAKGKDESTSEPGRSDKGASKNGRKRGRMGSLRTCTTEQDGNESDGKSDSVTGGERQRGKRRQKVASEQQQEVVGQRYNLRRSTRVAGKTSLGKKNEETTGGVQQDDGIYCTQTTATASVGVALSDNGVSTNVVEREAMADFEDTHAGSPKRIGESGEMSEEDVNKTPQRADSGNEYDGEEDESESEHPGKVSISKKLWTFLTT